A region from the Aegilops tauschii subsp. strangulata cultivar AL8/78 chromosome 5, Aet v6.0, whole genome shotgun sequence genome encodes:
- the LOC109747135 gene encoding auxin-responsive protein SAUR36-like yields MVSAKRLAQMAKNWQRMAAMGRKRLTRTTTAAAKGSIIENECSTALSPSVAMKGHCVVYTADNSARFEVPLAYPSTAFFSELLTMSQEAFGFAGGNDGRIMLPCDATVLEYAMCLLRRDASVEVMRVFMSSVARPCSSFEGGAVAPCVGLGHEVAAC; encoded by the coding sequence ATGGTCAGTGCCAAGAGACTTGCTCAGATGGCAAAGAACTGGCAAAGGATGGCGGCCATGGGGAGGAAGAGGCTCACCCGGACCACGACAGCAGCGGCGAAAGGGTCCATCATAGAGAATGAGTGCAGCACAGCGTTGTCGCCGTCGGTGGCGATGAAGGGCCACTGTGTGGTGTACACGGCCGACAACAGTGCGCGGTTTGAGGTGCCGCTGGCATACCCCAGCACGGCGTTCTTCAGCGAGCTCCTGACCATGTCCCAGGAGGCGTTCGGCTTTGCAGGCGGCAATGACGGGAGGATTATGCTGCCCTGCGATGCCACGGTCCTGGAGTACGCCATGTGCTTGCTCCGGAGAGATGCCTCCGTGGAAGTCATGAGAGTGTTCATGAGCTCCGTCGCGAGGCCATGCAGCAGCTTTGAAGGCGGCGCGGTGGCGCCATGCGTAGGGCTTGGTCATGAAGTAGCTGCTTGTTAG